The Streptomyces sp. NBC_00691 genome has a segment encoding these proteins:
- a CDS encoding DUF742 domain-containing protein — MNEDSTGGGPSVPGSQWYDADAGPLVRPYAMTGGRTKPGPSNVRFDLIALVVVDDDPPGPAEESLLGPEHRSLLALCRAETQSVAELSADADLPVGVVRVLLGDLLESGFVRVSRPVPPAQLPDERILREVIDGLRAL; from the coding sequence ATGAACGAGGACAGCACCGGCGGCGGCCCGTCCGTGCCGGGCAGTCAGTGGTACGACGCCGACGCGGGACCGCTCGTGCGCCCGTACGCGATGACCGGTGGCCGGACCAAACCGGGGCCCAGCAACGTACGGTTCGACCTCATCGCCCTCGTCGTCGTCGACGACGACCCGCCCGGACCGGCCGAGGAATCGCTCCTCGGCCCCGAACACCGGTCCCTGCTCGCCCTGTGCCGGGCCGAGACCCAGTCGGTCGCCGAACTCTCCGCCGACGCCGACCTGCCCGTCGGTGTCGTGCGGGTCCTCCTCGGCGATCTCCTCGAGTCGGGCTTCGTACGCGTCAGCCGGCCCGTACCGCCCGCACAGCTCCCCGACGAAAGAATCCTGAGGGAAGTAATCGATGGCCTACGAGCGCTCTGA
- a CDS encoding PPOX class F420-dependent oxidoreductase, with product MTRMTDDQWRTFVSEGTRTGKLATVRDDGSPHVAPIWFLLDGDELVFNTGKETVKGRNLARDGRVSLCVDDDTPPFSFVVLSGRAELSEEPAELRHWASRIGARYMGEDRADEFGERNAVPGELLVRVRVQKVIAQAGVAD from the coding sequence CCTTCGTGTCCGAGGGAACCCGTACCGGCAAGCTGGCGACCGTGCGCGACGACGGCAGTCCGCACGTCGCGCCGATCTGGTTCCTCCTGGACGGGGACGAGTTGGTGTTCAACACGGGCAAGGAGACAGTGAAGGGACGCAACCTCGCGCGCGACGGCCGGGTCTCCCTGTGCGTCGACGACGACACCCCGCCGTTCTCCTTCGTCGTGCTCAGCGGTCGCGCCGAACTCAGCGAGGAACCGGCGGAGTTGCGCCACTGGGCCAGCCGCATCGGCGCCCGCTACATGGGCGAGGACCGGGCCGACGAGTTCGGGGAGCGCAACGCGGTACCGGGCGAACTCCTCGTCCGGGTACGCGTCCAGAAGGTGATCGCCCAGGCCGGCGTGGCCGACTGA
- a CDS encoding roadblock/LC7 domain-containing protein, with amino-acid sequence MIDHQRISHHRSGELDWLLDDLVMRVREVRHTVVLSNDGLAVGASNGLSREDAEHLAAIASGFNSLAKGAGRQFHTGGVRQTMVEMDDGFLFVAAAGDGSCLAVLSSVSADIGLIAYEMARLVKRVGEHLHTPPRLTVTPPAAG; translated from the coding sequence ATGATCGACCACCAGAGGATCTCCCACCACCGGTCCGGCGAGCTCGACTGGCTGCTCGACGACCTCGTGATGAGAGTCCGGGAGGTCCGCCACACGGTGGTGCTGTCCAACGACGGGCTCGCCGTCGGGGCCTCCAACGGGCTGAGCCGCGAGGACGCGGAACACCTCGCCGCCATCGCCTCCGGCTTCAACAGCCTCGCCAAGGGGGCGGGGCGTCAGTTCCACACGGGCGGCGTCCGCCAGACGATGGTCGAGATGGACGACGGATTCCTCTTCGTCGCCGCAGCGGGCGACGGCTCCTGCCTCGCCGTCCTCAGCTCCGTGAGCGCCGACATCGGCCTCATCGCGTACGAGATGGCCCGCCTCGTCAAGCGCGTCGGCGAGCACCTGCACACCCCGCCGCGGCTCACGGTGACCCCGCCGGCCGCCGGCTGA
- a CDS encoding GTP-binding protein, protein MAYERSESTGADDEVDTTALALKILVAGGFGVGKTTLVGAVSEIRPLRTEEQLSRAGESVDDTGGVAQKTTTTVAMDFGRITIRSGLSLYLFGTPGQDRFWFLWDELSQGALGAVVLADTRRLEDCFPAVDYFEHRKIPFVVAVNCFTGARTYGAADVSRALDLDRGTPVVLCDARDRDSGKEVLIRLVEYAGRMHTARLLDTVC, encoded by the coding sequence ATGGCCTACGAGCGCTCTGAGAGCACCGGTGCGGACGACGAAGTGGACACCACCGCCCTCGCCCTGAAGATCCTGGTCGCCGGTGGGTTCGGCGTGGGCAAGACCACCCTGGTCGGTGCCGTCAGCGAGATCCGGCCGCTCCGCACCGAGGAACAGCTCAGCCGTGCCGGCGAGTCGGTCGACGACACCGGGGGAGTCGCCCAGAAGACGACCACGACCGTCGCCATGGACTTCGGCCGCATCACCATCCGCTCCGGACTCTCCCTGTACCTCTTCGGGACGCCCGGTCAGGACCGGTTCTGGTTCCTGTGGGACGAGCTGTCACAGGGCGCGCTCGGGGCCGTCGTCCTCGCCGACACACGGCGACTCGAGGACTGCTTCCCGGCCGTCGACTACTTCGAGCACCGGAAGATCCCCTTCGTGGTCGCCGTCAACTGCTTCACGGGCGCGCGTACGTACGGCGCGGCCGACGTCTCCCGCGCACTCGACCTGGACCGGGGGACGCCCGTCGTCCTGTGCGACGCGCGCGATCGTGACTCCGGCAAGGAAGTGCTCATCCGGCTCGTCGAGTACGCCGGGCGGATGCACACCGCCCGGCTCCTCGACACGGTCTGCTGA